cattctgactataataatacgatctcgTCCAGATTCTGCACTCTATAATTCAGcgaatttatttttttcgaATCTTCAAAATTTAACATGatacagattttcgctctttttGGGGACGGAAGGGACCTGGCAAAATTTTTAAAGTGTCATATCACAGGAGTCtagatacaaaatttggttgctctagctcttataggcATTGAAAACCGActgctattgatgctgatcaagaatgtATATAATTTATGGAGTCGgcaacgcttccttctgggtgttacacGCATCCACAttcaccacaaatcgaatACACCTCCCATACTTCTTTTGAGtatagggtatacaaaataGCGCATAGTAGTCTTTTTTCATGTACGTGCAGATTATTCGTCAGTCAGCATCGGGAGTCTTCTTCCGGTTCCCTGGATAGAATTATAAGTAAATTTGGCTGCCGCAGACATATTTTTGCTTCAGTTTTATATAGTGTTCTCATGAATTCTGATAAGATAAGCTTCTTTAACAGATAATACAGTtactaaaaaataaaaataaatatatcagCACTCAAAAGTCAGCGATCAATGAAAATGCAATTTTGGACaaaattttttaatttgtcCTTTTCGGGTATAACatacaaataaaaatttagaacatttttttgcttttaaTCAAAATCTAGAGTATTCTTACAACCCTGTTTAAAAAAATGAAATATTCGTCTGTTAATTCAGTTATTCTTTTTAATGTATCaaatttttaatataaatatacaaatatagGGCAATCCACTTTCTACGAGCACTCCTCTTGACTTTTTCGGACACAGCGAGCTACTTTCCGTTTAAAGTCAGGATAAGATTCTCGCCATTCTTTGGCGGCATCTACATTTGCTGGAGACTCATCGTTGGGATCAGCCAACATTGATATTACTGATATCAAGATAGTTTCCACTGTATGCACGGGTAACCAGCGCTCAGATGCTTTTTCGTATCCCCACTTATCATCTCCCGGCTCGTGTAAAATTGAAATGCAGACGTCTCCGTTTTTTTCAATATTAGGGTGCCAAATTTCTGTTACGAACTTCATTCGAGGTGGACGCAAAGGATATTCTTTGGGGAAATAGAGATGTGCTTTAAAAAAGCCTCCTTCACTGCAGGGAAAGAAATAACATTTAATAAATTCAAAAAGTATTAACATTTATAATATAGCCGATTAATCCGACTGTAAAGCACGTTACATATCTTAAGTATTATCATTCTAGACTGAACCTATAGATGCAGTACAGTAAAACGACTATTTTACAAAAATCAAAATCGATTGAATGCTGATTATAAACATGGAATAAGTTTCCGATTAGTCCCCCAAGTGGAGAACTGATACCAATTTTTTGGTAATATTTTTTGAAGACATTTGACAGATTCATCTTATTTGGACTCTTATTTTCTTACACACATTTGTATCGTTGAAGCTCAAAAGTATCTTGTCTTGCCAGGAAGGGCAGCAATTGGTGATTGGTATGCTAAATTTAAACCCATATGTAGATACAAGCGCAGAGGAGCTCTGCTGACCTCTTCGGTCGTCCATAGCAGACAACTACGCCAGAAAAAGTGTTGGCGTGTTTAGTGTTTCGTCAGGACAACGCGCCATGTCAGAAATGGATGAACTATACGAATTTAATTTCGAATTGGTTTTATCTACAAAACTCACCAGATTAAGATTCCAGCAACTAATAGAAGTTCCAAAACCTCAAACAAATTCCCCAAGCAAAAAAATAGAATACGTTGTTTGATTCGTTTTTTTTGGGAGTACTACAAAACCATTTACCGGAGAGGCGTGGAAATGCTAAGAATACGTTGGACTACACGTGGATTCTCTAGATTTGAATCTATGTATCTTTAAGAATCCAATAAGAATTCAAATCTGAACAAACATTTTTTCTGTGTTAAATCGGCAACATAAAgtttaaattttgaaaaacaaaatttatttttttataaacTAAGGGgatttattgttttatgtttatTATGCGATCGGAAATGCGGTGCATACATCTGATCAAATCCATAAAACTCTAAACAAGATCATTGCAAGAGCTGTTTAAAATTACATTAAATATCTAAATATATAGACATACTAAAGCGTATCTGGTGGACCAATTATTAGGACTTCCCAGCGGAATATATCATTTTCATCAATCAATCCAGCTGAGAAACCTTCTACTGGATTCTTGTTTAGTTCTGAAACGAaacaaatataaataattaCAAATCTTTTAAATCCGTGTGCCATTGAATGTTTATGATTGAGTTTGAATTCCAGGTGACATTAATGCTGTTAAATTAAAGGGACAAAATATGCCTCtcaaattatttaaatttggTAACAACCTTCAGTGTATTAAGGTTATAATTATAGTGTAGGTTCAATAGAGAAACAGTTCAAACTGAACCCCGCAACAGGATTAAATTTGAATGTGTTCTTAGAAGATTTCAGACTAGCAAACCAGCTATTGGAAAACTTCTCGGATATATTTTGTCATTTAAAATGTTAAAAAAGATTACATTTTCCAGTCATAGACAATCGccaagaatatatatttgcCAGTTCGAAGATCTTCCTCGAAGATCTTCAATTTACAATTTTTGTATTACAAATTAAAAGCACTCACACAAAATGACTCTCTTTTCTCAGATAGCGGAGTCTTTTTAAAGACCACAACCCTTTGCTACAATTCTCATTGTTGCCCGCTAGATCCTCTATCACTTACGAATTTTACGAGCAGTGATAAAGATTTTTGGAGATTTTGGACGATTTAGTGCCGTTAGTATTTGTTAATTGAAGTTAATTGCGGTAAAAAAAAGTCAAAATTCGCATCTGAAATACAGCTTTTGGGGTCTAAGACAGAACTCCAAATATTGACCTTTCGAGAGATTTCGAGCTTCATAGCTAAGGTACAAGTTTGCATAGGAAAAGAAAGCAATGACATTGCTCGTGATTATAGAGATGGAGATACCGTAAAATTCCAATATTTTTTCAAAACCTGTAAACTGTGAGTACTGTTCTAGGGCTAAATCGTGTATTTTCcgcaattttgatattcataCGGGCAGGCGACCATTTGGTTTGATAattataatgaaaataaatttaCGAGTTTTCACTTTCTCTCTCTATGGAGACTCAAGAGGGCGTGGCtagaatataaaaacaaaattgaTCCTAACCTGATGACAAAGAACTATGAACATGaaattttgttgtttcaacTTCGAAAGTCTCCCCGATCCATGTGTTCATACACACGGTGAAGGCTactaaatatgtacatacatacatataaatgtatgcatgtatgtgcATATATATGTAAGTCGACTCGGTTGTCTATGCTGAACAATACCTGGTTGCTACTTACATTATCACGTGTACAATATAACCATATACTCTACAACAAGCAAATATAAACATAAAAAAGTCAGTCTCATACAAATCTTCTTTCGCACAAATGGAAAAGTAAATGCACAGATGGATGTATTTATGGATTTGCATACTTATGTATCCGGCTCGATACAGCTTTGTACTTTTCTCATTCGAAATTAAAACCACTATTAACTAAGTAAACTTTACATATGTTTATATTTCCAATTCAAATACTAATTTAGATCTTTCTGAATTAAAATTACCCCGGCAGTTTTCTTTCTTGGAACATGTGACATCGTAATATGGAATCAGTTCCCTAAGCATGTACATAagtatttacatacatacaaagaCAATTCCTTAAAGACAAACCAAGACGGCAatttttatgtacatatacatatatacttagaaaatatatattttcataTAAATATACATTCAAATtgatatgtatatatatgcatatatatactaAATATTTTTATTCAACTTACCAGCCAATTGTTTCTTTAAGAGTAAAGATGACTGAAGTTCAGACATATTAAGTTTGTATCTATTATATTTCTCTAAAATAACGCACGCCTATTTTATacaaattaaaatttttttcTCAAACGCAGTGTCAccaaataaaacaaatatgTGAAGACCGATGAGAAAGAATTTTCGTTCTTTATGGACTGAAAACAGATAAATGAACTGAAACTGGCCAGATTGGAATATATTGGGCACAATAAATGAACTGGTTCATGGAACAGAGAAACAGAAACGAAACACAGCCAAACCTAATATTCCACAAGAGACTTTAAAAAAAACTAGTGAGACCAGATATACAAAACCTTACTGCATAAGCAGGATGTGTGAGCGAGAGAAATATATGATCCAGTTTGGTTTTGTGGTTAAACAGGTAGCAGCATTGCAGAGCGGCAGAGAAAGTACAGAATCATACTTTGGAAGTATAATTTGGATAAATAAGCCAAATAATCTCTGTGGCATAGCGGAAATATCAATATACTATGTATACTGTTCGAGAAATTTCAATTCTTGAACCCATTTCAACTGCTGGTATTGATTAAATTTACAACCGAAAAAATTAGTTAACATGATGCATTAGAAAGTGGAAATTATtgataaaataaataaatagatacAACAAAATTTACGAATTTATAGAAATATAAACACTAATTTTTGAACTTACATACAGCATTATAGAAAGGCAggcatttaaaaaaaatttttgtttGAAAACGTAAAAATTGGCTCTCCCGTTTTCGTGAAACGCAAGATTTTTTCTGTTTTCAATACGGAAAATAAATGGTTTTAatacaacaaaacaatttttaattgcaaaagaaaaaacaggTTGACTTATTTATGCATTTAACATAAATTTGACAGCAGGGCAATTTAGATTTTTCTCTTTTTAAAAACTATTTTTTTAACCTAATCGCAAAATTTGGATTGAAAATAATTGGTCAGATCAACAAGCTGCCCGGGAAGTTGACAAAAAAGCGTATTAAATCCCATATAATCagccaggctccgtttttcacatTCACAAAAGTTTTTCGATTTACTTTTGAATACACATAAATTGGGGCTCCCGTTCTCACATTCCACACGATTTATTCGTTTTCAATATGAAAACATATTCGTTGaatgaaaagtaaacggctttttatacaacgaaACGGCCCTTAATTGCAAAAGATAAAAATAGATAACTGATTTATGCATTAACAAAAACATGACACCTATATCAGGGTAATTTAACTTTtgctttctttataaataattttattttaacccAACCTCAAATTTGGCTCGGAAAAAATTGGCCAGGGCAACAACCATTTTCCTTTTGGTGCAAACAGCAAAACTATGTGAAAACTGGAAAACCTTAAAACGAATAAGAAACGTTTTGACTAAAAACGTAGTCcgcaaaagtaaatgaaaaacggagcctgcctaaatatcatagatcgatattttttttttttaagtttacGGCAGTTAAATCGACTTTGAAGCTGAAACTCTTCAAACAGTAAAAAATGCGCTATTAAACTTATATAAAGGAATATTTAAAAAACATATACAAGAAAATATCGGGAAAAGCccaaatatatttttgtaaagTCAAGCCAAAATTGAAAAACACCCTAACAATTAGATGGTttggaaaaaagttttttcTTTGGAGCTGCCTACGAAACGGACcatttttttattgaatattgCTAACAATGAATATAcataaaaaataccaaaaacagaattatacattaCATTGTTTACTTCTTTTTCCACCTGAAAGATGCAGTTTGTGAATAACTAATATCTGTTTTCGTCTGATTTATTTTAGTTagttaatttatttatattagGCTCAACCCTATTGCGTCTTTGTCAAAATAAGTTTCTTTCGGAAACCACACATATTGCAGAATGTTTAAAGGAATTCAGACATTCACATTACGAAATAAAAAATGTTGTTCCAATGTCTCAACTCATGTCAATAGCGAGCTCGAGTCAATGTAAATAGCTTATATGTAAGTATCTTGATCTCCTGTATGAATTTAGGACGTGCAATGGATGCACCGTCAAGTTTCCCAAGCGACACCAGGCCGAAACTTGTTACGCGAAAAAAGAAAACTCTCTCTCTTCAGAAGTGTTATGTGGTACAGGTAGTTGTACTCCGAACATAAAACTCCCAACCAACGACATTTTAACACATCGGTCAATAAGTCCGCTGTCAACGTCCGGTCTGacatattattatattatatattattattgcGTTATTATTATACGAAAA
This region of Drosophila miranda strain MSH22 chromosome 2, D.miranda_PacBio2.1, whole genome shotgun sequence genomic DNA includes:
- the LOC108157091 gene encoding ubiquitin-conjugating enzyme E2 G1, with product MSELQSSLLLKKQLAELNKNPVEGFSAGLIDENDIFRWEVLIIGPPDTLYEGGFFKAHLYFPKEYPLRPPRMKFVTEIWHPNIEKNGDVCISILHEPGDDKWGYEKASERWLPVHTVETILISVISMLADPNDESPANVDAAKEWRESYPDFKRKVARCVRKSQEECS